In Devosia sp. 1566, a single genomic region encodes these proteins:
- the glpK gene encoding glycerol kinase GlpK, which yields MTGELILAIDQGTTNTKALLVDATGQVLHQASVPNIVTYPQPGWAEQSATGLVEGVDQVIAEVIAKAGDPSIAAIGISNQRESIIVWDAATGEPIGPCIIWQCRRSAPTCEALQAAGHAETIESKTGLSLDPLFPAGKIGWLLDNVPDARRRAEKGKLRAGTVDSWLLWNLSGGAVHATDHSNASRTQLFNTQTLQWDAELCDLFGVPLPLLPEVRSSNAQFGFLAAGATALPAGVPIQAMIGDSHAALFGHGVRTPGTAKATYGTGTSLMALTPGRLSSHHGISSTIAWSLDGAVQHALEGNISVSGQAAAFAAELLGIGDAAALSALAQTVPDSNGVVFVPALVGLGAPYWRADARGTITGLTLGTKPAHLARAALEAIAFQVRDVYAAMEADMGSPLGELRADGGASRNAVLMQFQADILGRPVVAAAAPEVSALGAAALAFSALGIALPGVPAAAQFAPDIAPDTRATHLCRWHAAIGQTLATGKTNQQNPGGTQ from the coding sequence ATGACGGGCGAGTTGATCCTCGCCATAGACCAGGGCACCACCAACACCAAGGCCCTCCTGGTGGACGCCACCGGCCAAGTGCTGCACCAGGCGTCTGTGCCAAACATCGTGACCTATCCTCAGCCCGGCTGGGCCGAGCAATCCGCTACCGGGCTGGTTGAAGGCGTCGACCAAGTCATTGCAGAGGTCATCGCCAAAGCTGGTGACCCTTCTATTGCGGCGATCGGTATCTCCAACCAGCGCGAGTCTATCATCGTCTGGGACGCTGCAACGGGCGAACCCATCGGCCCCTGCATCATTTGGCAATGCCGCCGATCAGCTCCGACCTGCGAGGCGTTGCAGGCCGCCGGGCATGCGGAGACGATCGAGTCAAAGACCGGACTGTCGCTCGATCCCCTGTTTCCGGCGGGCAAGATCGGCTGGTTGCTCGACAATGTGCCCGACGCCCGCAGACGCGCCGAGAAGGGCAAGCTCCGCGCCGGTACCGTCGATAGCTGGCTCCTCTGGAACCTTTCGGGCGGCGCAGTCCACGCCACTGATCATTCCAACGCCTCGCGCACCCAGCTCTTCAATACCCAGACCCTGCAATGGGACGCCGAGCTGTGCGACCTCTTTGGCGTGCCACTTCCGCTGCTCCCCGAGGTGCGCTCCTCTAATGCACAGTTCGGCTTTCTCGCCGCGGGGGCCACCGCTCTCCCAGCCGGCGTTCCCATACAAGCCATGATCGGGGACTCCCACGCAGCCCTCTTCGGCCACGGCGTGCGCACACCAGGCACGGCCAAGGCCACCTATGGCACGGGCACCTCGCTGATGGCGCTGACGCCCGGCCGCCTCAGCTCGCACCATGGGATTTCCAGCACCATCGCCTGGAGCCTGGACGGCGCCGTCCAACACGCGCTCGAAGGCAATATCTCCGTTTCCGGTCAGGCTGCCGCGTTTGCGGCCGAGCTCTTGGGGATCGGCGACGCCGCCGCGCTGTCGGCGCTCGCCCAAACCGTTCCCGACAGCAATGGCGTGGTCTTTGTGCCGGCCCTGGTGGGCCTTGGCGCCCCCTACTGGCGCGCCGACGCCCGCGGCACCATCACCGGCCTGACCCTTGGCACCAAGCCCGCGCACCTCGCCCGTGCCGCCCTTGAAGCCATCGCCTTCCAGGTCCGCGATGTTTATGCCGCCATGGAAGCTGACATGGGCTCTCCTTTGGGCGAATTGCGGGCGGATGGCGGCGCTTCCCGCAATGCAGTCCTGATGCAGTTTCAGGCCGACATTCTGGGTCGGCCGGTTGTCGCCGCTGCCGCTCCCGAAGTCAGCGCACTGGGTGCCGCTGCCCTCGCCTTCTCGGCCCTCGGCATTGCTCTGCCTGGCGTGCCCGCCGCCGCGCAGTTCGCCCCGGACATAGCCCCCGACACACGCGCGACCCATCTCTGCCGCTGGCACGCAGCCATTGGACAGACGCTGGCGACCGGCAAAACCAATCAACAAAATCCCGGAGGAACCCAATGA
- a CDS encoding TIM barrel protein, with protein MTTPRFGAGIWHFATYLDRYATDGYGTPRNIIEAIDLAGQVKDLSVVDLNWPYFGGEFSDTQIKAALDRNNLGVIGITPEIYTRDFVKGAFTNPDAGIRRKAHELITAACDVVRFHKADYVKLWPGQDGWDYPFQVDYSTQWQRSLDGVGQLASENPDLKFVIEYKPREPRVRMSFGSVARTILGIEKIGLPNVGILLDFGHAIMGGESAADSAQLAIDHGRLFGMDVNDNYRSWDDDLVAGSLHPIELFEFFYVLKKNNWNGVWQLDQFPFREDSVATATHAIDFLKAAARGLDRLDTDALQEAQSRHDAIGALKIAQKALFSAMGEQ; from the coding sequence ATGACCACGCCCCGCTTTGGAGCAGGCATCTGGCACTTTGCCACCTATCTCGATCGCTACGCCACCGACGGCTACGGCACGCCGCGCAACATCATCGAGGCCATCGATCTGGCCGGCCAGGTCAAGGACCTGTCCGTCGTCGACCTCAACTGGCCCTATTTCGGCGGCGAATTCTCCGACACGCAGATCAAGGCGGCGCTCGATCGCAACAATCTCGGCGTCATCGGCATAACCCCGGAGATCTACACCCGCGACTTCGTCAAGGGCGCCTTCACCAATCCCGACGCCGGCATCCGCCGCAAGGCCCACGAGTTGATCACCGCGGCCTGCGATGTCGTGCGCTTCCACAAGGCCGACTATGTCAAACTCTGGCCCGGCCAGGACGGCTGGGACTATCCATTCCAAGTTGATTACTCAACCCAGTGGCAGCGCTCGCTCGACGGCGTTGGCCAGCTCGCAAGTGAAAACCCGGACCTCAAATTCGTCATCGAATACAAACCGCGCGAACCCCGCGTGCGCATGAGCTTTGGCTCTGTCGCCCGCACCATCCTTGGCATCGAAAAGATCGGCCTGCCAAACGTCGGCATTCTCCTCGATTTCGGCCACGCCATCATGGGCGGCGAATCTGCGGCTGACTCAGCCCAGCTCGCGATAGATCACGGCCGACTTTTCGGTATGGACGTAAATGACAACTACCGCTCCTGGGATGACGACCTCGTGGCTGGCAGCCTCCATCCCATAGAACTCTTTGAGTTCTTCTATGTGCTCAAGAAAAACAACTGGAACGGCGTCTGGCAGCTTGACCAGTTCCCCTTCCGCGAAGACAGCGTTGCCACGGCAACCCATGCAATCGATTTTCTCAAGGCTGCCGCACGGGGCCTCGATCGCCTCGACACGGATGCGCTGCAGGAAGCCCAAAGCCGCCATGATGCCATCGGGGCGCTCAAGATCGCGCAGAAGGCCCTGTTCAGCGCAATGGGAGAGCAGTGA